The proteins below come from a single Metarhizium brunneum chromosome 1, complete sequence genomic window:
- the Ari1 gene encoding Aristolochene synthase — MFGPLSHQPEPKLFEKRTDGNDFQCPPSILSTACHSLVEEMTERVNDFFLTNWPFPDEARRRAFVAGQYARVACLAFPMANNDRIYLICVLLTIQFLIDDAFGDLSFSQGRALAEHIAHLCRGQRLPNRAVPMEWISYNLFRDMRELDAERASHVADAVEKSMMVQTSTRRGKDMGFSQFVEYRSVDVGTLILFALVPFSMGLEPKLGEREEVRDVNANFARHFLGMNDLVGYEREVMESKAGHEEGGTLINSVSVLAAELCLSPEATKRLLWQMCREWERRHRELARDVLRGGDSPDLETYVKCLEYMMTAGEVWRLATARYQVS; from the exons ATGTTTGGACCACTCTCCCATCAACCAGAGCCAAAGTTGTTTGAAAAACGGACAGACGGAAACGACTTCCAATGCCCGCCCTCAATACTCTCAACAGCTTGTCATTCTCTTGTAGAGGAAATGACGGAGCGAGTCAACGACTTCTTCCTAACAAACTGGCCCTTTCCAGATGAGGCGCGCCGCCGGGCATTTGTGGCCGGGCAGTATGCTCGGGTCGCCTGCCTGGCGTTCCCAATGGCCAACAACGACCGCATCTACCTGATTTGCGTACTGCTCACCATTCAGTTCCTAATCGACG ATGCATTCGGCGACTTGTCATTCAGCCAGGGGCGAGCCTTGGCAGAACACATAGCCCATCTCTGTCGTGGGCAGCGTCTTCCCAACAGGGCCGTCCCCATGGAGTGGATCTCGTACAACCTCTTCCGCGACATGAGAGAGCTGGACGCCGAGCGAGCAAGCCACGTAGCGGACGCCGTTGAAAAGTCCATGATGGTCCAAACCAGCACCCGCCGCGGCAAAGACATGGGGTTCTCGCAGTTTGTCGAGTACCGGTCCGTCGATGTGGGCACGTT AATACTATTTGCCCTCGTCCCGTTTAGCATGGGTCTCGAGCCGAAGCTAGGCGAGCGCGAGGAGGTCCGGGACGTGAATGCAAACTTTGCAAGACACTTCCTTGGCATGAACGACCTGGTCGGGTATGAGAGGGAGGTGATGGAGTCCAAGGCTGGACACGAAGAGGGCGGCACGCTGATTAACAGTGTGTCGGTTTTGGCTGCTGAGCTTTGTTTGTCCCCGGAGGCCACGAAACGGCTGCTGTGGCAAATGTGTCGGGAGTGGGAGAGGAGGCATAGGGAGCTGGCCAGGGACGTCTTGAGAGGAGGCGATTCGCCCGATTTGGAAACGTATGTCAAGTGTCTTGAGTACATGATGACGGCGGGGGAGGTATGGAGGCTGGCTACGGCAAGGTATCAAGTGTCGTGA
- the ubiG gene encoding Ubiquinone biosynthesis O-methyltransferase, which yields MASNPEKQRGIHGSWIENAEWWDTTMGLDGNKYWQELQKPSLERLVPVQPGGRALDLATGNGLVARWLAGKGACVTASDGSEEMIKHAARRSSPDEADRISYRVLDVTLPEAFEDLVKSESAEGGFDIVTCNMALMDISDLEPLADALPKLLKRGGIFFATLLHPVFFTSGATRFVEVVTDEATGEYCNARGKIVREYRDKAPWRGVAVNGQPAFQLYFHRPLDVLLGTFFKTGLVMDSLEELYFDEADAIKERPESSANYTQIPAIMALRFRKLQ from the exons ATGGCATCCAACCCCGAGAAGCAACGCGGCATCCATGGCTCCTGGATTGAAAACGCCGAATGGTGGGACACCACAATGGGCCTTGACGGGAATAAATACTGGCAGGAGCTTCAGAAGCCCAGTCTAGAGAGGCTGGTTCCCGTACAGCCGGGCGGCAGGGCGCTCGATCTCGCCACGGGCAACGGCCTCGTGGCGCGCTGGCTCGCAGGCAAGGGCGCCTGCGTCACCGCATCCGACGGCAGTGAAGAAATGATCAAGCACGCCGCGCGGAGAAGCTCGCCCGACGAGGCGGACCGGATCTCGTACCGCGTTCTGGATGTCACTCTGCCCGAGGCCTTTGAGGACCTTGTCAAATCAGAGTCGGCG GAGGGGGGATTCGACATTGTGACGTGTAACATGGCGCTCATGGATATTTCTGACCTCGAGCCGCTCGCGGACGCGCTGCCCAAGCTCTTGAAACGGGGCGGCAT CTTCTTCGCGACCCTGCTGCACCCTGTGTTCTTCACCTCTGGGGCAACGCGCTTCGTCGAAGTCGTCACCGACGAGGCCACGGGCGAATACTGCAACGCCCGCGGGAAAATCGTCCGCGAGTATCGCGACAAGGCTCCCTGGCGAGGTGTCGCCGTCAACGGCCAGCCGGCGTTCCAG CTCTACTTCCATCGCCCGCTCGATGTTTTGTTGGGGACCTTCTTCAAGACGGGCTTGGTCATGGATAGCTTGGAGGAGCTGTActttgacgaggcggacGCGATCAAGGAACGGCCCGAGTCGTCGGCGAATTATACGCAGATTCCGGCCATTATGGCTCTGCGCTTTCGCAAACTCCAGTGA
- the ADNS gene encoding Adenylosuccinate synthetase: protein MTITVILGAQWGDEGKGKLVDGQCQEAQLCARAAGGANAGHLVRVNGVSYSFHLLPSGLINPKCMNFIGSGVVFHVPSFFSELRELEEKGLTAVHDRILVSDRVNVLLDLHIAVDGLEERELGDAAIGTTRRGIGPCYQTSRARTGIKLTDVFHPDLFEQKVRRLADGYQKRFGELFEYDIKAELARFDEYRETLKKYVVDGVSFMRSAQQSDTKIVIEGANFVTSSSTTLAGIIGGLTLNPKNITETVGVVKAYTTRVGAGAFKTEDTEEIGTKLQEIGREWGTSTGRRRRCGWLGAHNLKTLNLVVVNYSNSINYYTSLNLTKLDVLDTFETIKIAIAYKIDGEELDSYPADLDILNRAEVVYHEMPGWQKPTTNARTYYDLPKAARDYVEYIEKFVGVKIKYIGTGPDREAMIQRS from the exons ATGACCATCACTGTCATTCTTGGGGCCCAATGGG GCGACGAAGGC AAGGGCAAGTTGGTTGATGGACAGTGCCAGGAGGCGCAACTCTGTGCTCGAGCCGCG GGTGGGGCTAACGCTGGGCATCTCGTGCG TGTAAACGGAGTTTCGTATAG CTTTCACCTCTTGCCCTCTGGGCTGATTAACCCAAAATG CATGAACTTCATCGGTTCGGGCGTAGTATTCCACGT CCCAAGTTTCTTCAGCGAGCTCCGGGAGCTCGAGGAAAAGGGCCTGACCGCGGTGCATGACCGGATCCTTGTTTCTGACAGGGTCAATGTCCTCTTGGACCTGCACATCGCAGTGGATGGTCTCGAGGAAAGGGAACTCGGGG ACGCAGCTATCGGAACGACAAGACGCG GCATTGGTCCCTGCTATCAGACAAGCAGAGCG CGAACTGGCATCAAATTGACCGACGTCTTCCACCCCGACCTTTTCGAGCAGAAGGTGAGGCGCTTAGCCGATGGCTATCAAAAGCGCTTCGGAGAACTGTTCGAATACGACATCAAAGCCGAGCTTGCTCGTTTCGACGAGTACAGGGAGACGCTAAAGAAGTACGTCGTGGACGGCGTGTCCTTCATGAGATCCGCACAGCAGAGCGACACGAAAATTGTGATCGAAGGCGCAAAC TTCGTCACTTCCTCAAGTACTACGCTTGCTGGTATTATTGGTGGACTTACACTGAACCCAAAGAATATCACAGAGACGGTTGGAGTGGTCAAGGCTT ATACCACCCGTGTCGGAGCGGGGGCTTTCAAGACTGAAGATACCGAAGA GATTGGCACCAAGCTCCAGGAGATTGGACGCGAATGG GGAACGTCGACTGGCCGCAGACGCCGGTGTGGATG GCTCGGTGCGCACAACCTCAAAACCTTGA ACCTTGTTGTTGTCAACTACAGTAACTCGATCAACTACTACACCAGCCTGAATCTCACGAAG CTCGACGTTTTGGATACTTTCGAAACGATCAAGATTGCCATAGCTTACAAGATCGACGGAGAG GAACTGGACTCTTACCCTGCAGATCTTGACATTTTGAACCGAGCTGAGGTGGTTTACCACGAGATGCCAGGCTGGCAAAAGCCGACCACTAACGCGAGGACCTACTACGATCTCCCCAAGGCGGCCCGCGATTACGTTGAG TACATCGAAAAGTTTGTCGGAGTCAAG ATCAAGTACATCGGCACTGGTCCCGACCGTGAGGCCATGATCCAGCGCTCCTGA
- the Xyl5 gene encoding Beta-xylosidase produces the protein MTPSAVQNAPPPSPGRSSSGGPGTSKHTNPPCAMLRVSGTRIVDPSGDEVVLKGAGLGGMLNMENFITGYSGHEHEHRAALAEVLGQEKADFYFSRLLHHFFGEADAALLASLGLNCLRVPFNYRHFMDDDNPGVIKASGFRLLDRIVDICGRHNIYVVLDLHAVPGGQNQDWHSDSGLSRALFWEFRDFQDRAVQLWTAIAAHYAGNPVVAGYNPLNEPADPRHTRLIAWYERVEAAIRAVDPDHMLFLDGNTYAMDFSAFDPARTLPNAVYSVHDYSTLGFPLPEQYEATDAQRARLRASFARKARFMREAGVPVWNGEFGPVYQDPRTNPDAAAAANAKRFALLREQLAVYRECGGVSWSIWLYKDVGYQGMVYLDPESAHMRLVRPFIDKKQRLGLDFWACADKSLVDAQVYRPLIDKLRDMVPEHLRRKKYPKTWTFDRQVERVVRECLMSEYLGWELAEAFAGKTEDELEELAASFSLDKCLRRDELNWILQLDTRGEL, from the coding sequence ATGACACCCTCGGCCGTGCAAAATGCGCCGCCCCCTTCACCAGGCAGGTCGTCATCCGGCGGCCCAGGAACAAGCAAGCACACCAACCCGCCATGCGCGATGCTCCGCGTCAGCGGCACGCGCATCGTCGACCCCTCCGGGGACGAGGTCGTCCTCAAGGGCGCGGGGCTAGGCGGCATGCTCAACATGGAGAACTTCATCACGGGCTACTCGGggcacgagcacgagcaccgCGCCGCGCTGGCCGAGGTGCTCGGGCAGGAAAAGGCCGACTTCTACTTCTCGCGCCTGCTGCACCACTTCTTCggcgaggccgacgccgcgCTGCTGGCCTCGCTGGGGCTCAACTGCCTCCGCGTGCCCTTCAACTACCGCCACTtcatggacgacgacaaccCGGGCGTCATCAAGGCCTCCGGGTTCCGGCTGCTCGACCGGATCGTCGACATCTGCGGCCGGCACAACATCTACGTGGTGCTGGACCTGCACGCGGTCCCCGGCGGCCAGAACCAGGACTGGCACAGCGACTCGGGCCTCAGCCGCGCGCTGTTCTGGGAGTTCCGCGACTTCCAGGACCGCGCGGTGCAGCTGTGGACGGCGATCGCGGCGCACTACGCCGGGAACCCCGTCGTCGCGGGCTACAACCCGCTCAACGAGCCGGCGGACCCCCGGCACACGCGGCTGATCGCGTGGTACGAGCGCGTCGAGGCGGCCATCCGTGCCGTCGACCCGGACCACATGCTCTTCCTCGACGGCAACACGTACGCCATGGACTTCTCGGCCTTTGACCCGGCGCGCACGCTGCCCAACGCCGTGTACAGCGTCCACGACTACAGCACGCTCGGGTTCCCCCTGCCGGAGCAGTACGAGGCCACGGACGCGCAGAGGGCCCGGCTGCGCGCCAGCTTCGCCCGCAAGGCGCGCTTCATGCGCGAGGCCGGCGTGCCCGTGTGGAACGGCGAGTTCGGCCCCGTGTACCAGGACCCGCGGACGaaccccgacgccgccgccgccgccaacgccaagcgCTTCGCCCTGCTGCGCGAGCAGCTCGCCGTGTACCGCGAGTGCGGCGGCGTCTCGTGGAGCATCTGGCTGTACAAGGACGTCGGCTACCAGGGCATGGTGTACCTCGACCCGGAGAGCGCGCACATGCGCCTCGTGCGGCCCTTCATCGACAAGAAGCAGCGCCTGGGCCTGGACTTTTGGGCCTGCGCCGACAAGTCCCTCGTCGACGCGCAGGTGTACCGGCCGCTCATTGACAAGCTCAGGGACATGGTGCCCGAGCACCTGCGGCGGAAAAAGTACCCCAAGACGTGGACCTTTGACAGGCAGGTGGAGCGCGTGGTGAGGGAGTGCCTCATGAGCGAGTACCTCGGGTGggagctggccgaggcctttgccggcaagacggaggacgagctggaggagctggcggcCAGCTTTTCCCTGGACAAGTGCTTGCGGCGCGACGAGCTGAACTGGATCCTGCAGCTGGACACGCGGGGGGAGCTTTGA
- the MAL11_0 gene encoding General alpha-glucoside permease: protein MDAKTSDVQEVEMPMSADDDAARRHDKRSQRLEQELTVATICTRHKLVVWWCFYWAMAAVGWGFDAQINGAMISVPSFRRDFGYTVGGEAILPADWQSAFNIISTVGQFFGGFICSWLADRIGRKSALLIGVAVCSAGCVGEIVSSTRPAFLGSKLVLGVGLGFYLTLAPMMCSELAPVALRGIATAGVNLGIAVGQLISNSVVKAFGERDDRWAYRGPFATQIFFVVFLLALLPLSPESPWHLVRRDKRDEAMRVVARLYGGNDAVGRLEEIDQTIRHEKLQGGSELGLVDCFRGTNRVRTGISTGVFLCQHLVGIIFVLGYSTYFFQLAGLDVSRSFDLGVGVTACGVLGNIVSWFVVERYGRRKLFLFGMVALSALLLLIGIMDVIPSQAAKWVQAASTVIYAFIYFLTIGAVAFTILGEASSTVLRAKTISLATATQAICGLAMNFAVPYMVNPDKGNLKGKVGFIFGALAIIGAIGSWVYVPELKGKTFGEIDQLFAERVPPRKMGKA, encoded by the exons ATGGACGCAAAGACAAGCGACGTCCAAGAGGTTGAGATGCCCATGtcggccgacgacgatgccgcccgccgccacgaCAAGCGCAGCCAGCGGCTGGAGCAGGAGCTCACCGTGGCAACTATATGCACGAGGCATAAACTCGTCGTCTGGTGGTGTTTCTactgggccatggccgccgtggGCTG GGGGTTTGACGCCCAAATCAACGGTGCCATGATCTCTGTGCCGTCCTTCCGGCGCGACTTTGG ATATACCGTCGGCGGAGAGGCCATTCTCCCAGCGGACTGGCAATCGGCATTCAACATCATCAGCACCGTCGGCCAGTTCTTCGGCGGCTTCATATGCAGCTGGCTAGCCGACCGCATCGGCCGCAAGAGCGCGCTGCTCATCGGCGTCGCCGTCTGCAGCGCCGGCTGCGTCGGCGAAATCGTCTCCTCCACCCGCCCGGCCTTTCTCGGATCCAAGCTCGTGCTCGGCGTCGGCCTGGGCTTCTATCTCACCCTGGCGCCCATGATGTGCAGCGAGCTTGCGCCCGTCGCGCTGCGCGGCATCGCCACGGCCGGCGTCAACCTCGGCATCGCCGTCGGCCAGCTCATTTCCAACTCGGTGGTCAAGGCGTTTGGGGAGCGGGACGACCGGTGGGCGTACCGCGGGCCCTTTGCCACGCAGatcttcttcgtcgtcttcctgcTCGCGCTTCTGCCGCTGTCTCCCGAGAGTCCGTGGCATCTGGTGCGCCGGGACAAGAGGGACGAGGCCATGCGTGTCGTTGCCAGGCTGTACGGGGGAAACGACGCCGTCGGCAGGCTGGAGGAAATCGACCAGACGATCCGGCATGAGAAGCTCCAGGGCGGCTCCGAGTTGGGCTTGGTCGACTGCTTCAGGGGGACAAACAGAGTCCGCACGGGCATCTCCACGGGCGTCTTCTTGTGCCAGCACCTGGTGGGCATCATCTTCGTGCTCGGCTACTCGACCTACTTCTTTCAGCtggccggcctcgacgtctCCCGCTCGTTCGATCTGGGGGTCGGCGTCACGGCCTGCGGTGTCCTGGGCAATATTGTCAGCTGGTTCGTCGTGGAGCGATATGGCCGCCGGAAACTTTTTCTGTTTGGCATGGTGGCCCTCTCCGCGCTCCTGCTGCTCATTGGCATCATGGACGTCATTCCGAGCCAGGCTGCCAAGTGGGTGCAGGCCGCCAGCACTGTGATTTACGCCTTTATTTATTTCCTCACCATTGGCGCGGTGGCCTTTACTATTCTCGGCGAGGCGTCCAGTACGGTGCTGCGCGCAAAGACGATTTCTCTTGCGACCGCCACGCAGGCTATATGCGGATTGGCCATGAACTTTGCCGTCCCGTACATGGTGAACCCGGACAAGGGTAATTTAAAGGGAAAGGTTGGGTTTATATTCGGCGCATTGGCCATTATTGGTGCCATTGGAAGCTGGGTGTATGTGCCGGAACTCAAAGGGAAGACGTTTGGTGAGATTGATCAGCTCTTTGCTGAGAGGGTGCCGCCCCGGAAGATGGGCAAGGCTTGA